A DNA window from Ctenopharyngodon idella isolate HZGC_01 chromosome 8, HZGC01, whole genome shotgun sequence contains the following coding sequences:
- the nt5dc2 gene encoding 5'-nucleotidase domain-containing protein 2, producing the protein MACKKIGNLSHTMWQKSSSCRVALCTGLNIPAFACGSFASPGSTINGQKCCKDGQNCGPTKHLAANHNPVGAAVTSHRHQIVGKNRGEESLTKSGRAFSSTAPQINNKTYLWARYNEMKRLVHDLIPPGVCNLLNPSTIYANNEVNLEEVDIYGFDYDYTLALYSSALDEMIYNKAREFLVQHYKYPEGISKYDYIPNFATRGLHYDIQKGLLMKIDAFHYIQLGTVYRGLKPVPDEEVMKLYGGSNHVPLHQVSGFYGKGPKMKQFMDVFSIPEMTLLAAANDYFISNDIEYDPVHLYKDVSDAIGMVHIKGYMYKWIMQDLEKYILRGDETYAVLHRLASQGKKLFLITNSPFSFVDKGMRYMVGKDWREFFDVVIVQADKPHFFNDCVKPFRRLDSNGDLQWDRIKSLDKGQIYKQGNLVDFLKLTGWRGSKVFYFGDHLYSDLADLMLRHGWRTGAIVPELEMETKVVNTEQYAQSLTWLQALTGLLERMQMYRDPESKKVLQEWLKEREELRAVTKNLFNPHFGSIFRTCHNPTYFSRRLCRFSDLYMASISCLLNYDLSYTFYPRRTPLQHEAPLWMDQLCTGCMKTPFLEEMAHIR; encoded by the exons ATGGCTTGCAAAAAAATAGGCAATTTAAGCCATACAATGTGGCAAAAAAGTTCTAGTTGCAGAGTTGCGCTCTGCACAGGATTGAATATTCCTGCTTTTGCTTGTGGAAGCTTCGCCTCGCCTGGTTCAACAATAAACGGGCAAAAATGCTGCAAAGATGGACAGAACTGTGGACCGACGAAACATTTGGCAGCTAATCATAACCCCGTTGGAGCTGCAGTCACATCGCACAGACACCAAATCGTGGGCAAAAATAGAGGCGAAGAATCCCTAACCAAGTCTGGCAGGGCTTTCTCATCTACGGCCCCGCAGATTAACAATAAAACGTACTTGTGGGCGAGATATAATGAGATGAAACGGCTCGTGCACG ATTTGATTCCTCCTGGAGTGTGCAATCTTCTGAATCCTTCCACTATCTATGCCAACAATGAGGTGAATCTGGAAGAGGTGGACATCTACGGCTTTGACTATGATTACACGCTAGCTCTCTATTCCAGCGCGCTGGACGAGATGATCTACAACAAGGCGCGAGAGTTTCTCGTTCAGCACTACAAG TACCCTGAGGGAATCAGTAAGTACGACTACATTCCCAACTTTGCAACTCGGGGCCTTCACTACGACATCCAAAAG GGACTTCTCATGAAAATTGATGCCTTCCATTACATCCAGTTAGGCACTGTTTATAG GGGTCTAAAGCCTGTCCCTGATGAGGAGGTTATGAAACTTTATGGAGGTTCAAATCATGTTCCGCTCCACCAAGTCAGTGGATTCTATGGCAAG GGTCCCaaaatgaaacagttcatgGATGTTTTCTCCATCCCTGAGATGACTCTTTTGGCAGCTGCGAACGATTACTTCATTTCAAACGACATAGAGTACGACCCTGTGCATCTCTACAAAGATGTGTCA GATGCAATTGGAATGGTGCATATAAAGGGTTACATGTACAAATGGATCATGCAAGATCTTG AGAAATACATTCTCAGAGGAGACGAGACATACGCTGTGTTGCACCGGCTGGCCAGTCAAGGAAAGAAACTTTTCCTTATTACCAACAGCCCCTTCAGCTTTGT TGATAAAGGCATGAGGTACATGGTTGGAAAGGACTGGAGGGAATTTTTTGACGTTGTCATCGTTCAAGCTGACAAGCctcatttttttaatgactgCGTAAA ACCATTCAGACGTTTGGACAGCAATGGAGACTTGCAATGGGATAGGATCAAAAGTTTGGATAAGGGACAGATCTATAAGCAG GGAAATCTTGTAGACTTTCTGAAGCTAACAGGATGGCGGGGATCCAAGGTTTTTTATTTTGGCGATCATCTCTATAGTGACTTGGCG GACCTGATGCTACGTCATGGGTGGAGGACGGGCGCGATCGTGCCCGAACTTGAGATGGAGACGAAGGTGGTGAACACAGAGCAGTACGCTCAAAGTCTCACGTGGCTGCAGGCACTCACCGGATTGCTGGAGCGCATGCAg ATGTATCGGGATCCTGAGTCAAAGAAAGTTCTGCAAGAGtggctgaaagagagagaggagctACG GGCAGTCACCAAGAACCTCTTCAACCCTCACTTTGGCAGCATATTTCGTACCTGCCACAACCCCACCTACTTTTCCCGCCGCCTGTGCCGTTTCTCAGACCTCTACATGGCCTCTATCAGCTGCCTGCTGAACTACGACCTCTCTTACACTTTTTACCCACGCCGAACGCCCCTGCAGCACGAAGCCCCCCTCTGGATGGACCAACTCTGCACTGGCTGCATGAAGACGCCCTTCTTGGAGGAGATGGCCCATATTCGTTAA